The Acidimicrobiales bacterium genome includes a window with the following:
- the rpmA gene encoding 50S ribosomal protein L27, whose protein sequence is MSKTKGGGSTRNGRDSAAQRLGVKCFDGTSVKAGSIIVRQRGTRFHPGLNVGRGDDDTLFATARGTVKFGTRKGRRLVDILPDQA, encoded by the coding sequence ATGTCCAAGACCAAGGGCGGAGGCTCGACCAGGAACGGGCGGGACTCCGCGGCCCAGCGGCTCGGCGTGAAGTGCTTCGACGGGACGTCGGTGAAGGCGGGGTCGATCATCGTCCGCCAGCGGGGCACTCGGTTCCACCCGGGTCTCAACGTCGGGCGGGGTGACGACGACACCCTGTTCGCCACCGCCCGAGGGACCGTGAAGTTCGGAACCCGCAAGGGCCGCAGGCTGGTGGACATCCTGCCCGACCAGGCCTAG